The Fortiea contorta PCC 7126 genome has a segment encoding these proteins:
- the ftsH3 gene encoding ATP-dependent zinc metalloprotease FtsH3, whose amino-acid sequence MNKRWRNAGLYALLFIVVIALGTAFFDKQPQGREPLRYSQFIQEVEKGRVDKVSLSADRSTALVTSRDGNKKVVTLVNDPDLINTLTAKGVDISVLPQTDEGFWFKALSSLFFPVLLLVGLFFLLRRAQSGPGSQAMNFGKSKARVQMEPQTQVTFGDVAGIDQAKLELNEVVDFLKNADRFTAVGAKIPKGVLLVGPPGTGKTLLARAVAGEAGVPFFSISGSEFVEMFVGVGASRVRDLFEQAKSNAPCIVFIDEIDAVGRQRGAGLGGGNDEREQTLNQLLTEMDGFEGNTGIIIIAATNRPDVLDAALLRPGRFDRQVVVDRPDYGGRSEILKVHARGKTLAKDVDLDKIARRTPGFTGADLSNLLNEAAILAARRNLTEISMDEINDAIDRVLAGPEKKDRVMSEKRKVLVAYHEAGHALVGALMPDYDPVQKISIIPRGRAGGLTWFTPSEDRMDTGLYSRAYLENQMAVALGGRIAEELIFGEEEVTTGASNDLQQVARVARQMITRFGMSDRLGPVALGRQQGNMFLGRDIMSERDFSEETAAAIDEEVRKLVDVAYRRAKDVLLANRHILDQIAQMLVDKETVDADELQEILTNNDVKTAAFA is encoded by the coding sequence GTGAATAAACGATGGAGAAATGCGGGGCTATATGCTCTGCTATTTATTGTTGTTATTGCTTTAGGAACAGCATTTTTTGATAAACAACCCCAAGGCAGAGAGCCATTGCGGTACAGTCAGTTTATTCAAGAAGTTGAAAAAGGGAGAGTAGATAAAGTCAGTCTGAGTGCAGACCGCTCTACAGCCCTGGTAACATCCAGAGACGGTAACAAAAAGGTAGTAACTTTAGTCAATGACCCCGACTTAATTAATACTCTGACTGCAAAAGGTGTTGATATTTCCGTTCTACCTCAAACTGATGAAGGCTTTTGGTTTAAAGCCCTCAGCAGCTTATTTTTTCCTGTATTGCTCCTAGTTGGTCTATTTTTCTTGCTCCGACGCGCTCAGAGCGGCCCTGGTAGCCAAGCAATGAATTTTGGTAAATCCAAAGCCAGAGTGCAAATGGAGCCACAAACCCAAGTCACCTTCGGTGATGTTGCGGGAATTGACCAAGCCAAGCTGGAACTTAACGAAGTTGTAGACTTTCTCAAAAATGCCGATCGCTTTACCGCAGTCGGTGCGAAAATTCCTAAAGGTGTCTTGCTAGTCGGGCCTCCAGGTACTGGTAAAACCCTCCTGGCTCGTGCTGTAGCAGGTGAAGCGGGTGTACCCTTCTTCTCCATCTCTGGTTCTGAGTTTGTGGAAATGTTCGTGGGTGTAGGTGCTTCCCGCGTCCGCGACTTGTTTGAACAAGCTAAATCCAACGCTCCCTGTATCGTCTTCATCGATGAAATTGACGCCGTTGGTCGTCAACGGGGTGCGGGTTTAGGTGGTGGTAACGACGAGCGGGAACAAACCCTCAACCAGTTGCTCACAGAAATGGATGGTTTTGAAGGTAATACTGGCATCATTATTATTGCCGCTACCAACCGTCCTGACGTTCTAGATGCAGCATTGTTGCGTCCCGGTCGCTTTGACCGTCAAGTTGTGGTAGACCGTCCTGATTACGGTGGACGTAGCGAAATCCTCAAGGTTCACGCCCGTGGTAAGACCTTGGCGAAGGATGTAGATTTAGATAAAATCGCTCGTCGTACCCCTGGATTTACAGGTGCTGATTTATCTAACCTACTCAATGAAGCTGCAATTTTAGCAGCACGGCGGAATCTGACCGAAATCTCCATGGATGAAATCAACGACGCCATTGACCGCGTGTTGGCTGGGCCTGAGAAGAAAGACCGCGTGATGAGCGAAAAACGCAAGGTTTTAGTAGCTTATCACGAAGCTGGTCACGCTTTAGTTGGTGCGTTGATGCCCGACTATGACCCAGTGCAAAAAATTAGCATTATTCCTCGCGGTCGTGCTGGTGGTTTAACTTGGTTCACTCCTAGCGAAGACCGGATGGACACGGGTTTATACAGCCGCGCTTATCTGGAAAATCAGATGGCTGTGGCTTTAGGTGGTCGGATTGCGGAAGAATTAATCTTTGGTGAAGAAGAAGTAACCACTGGTGCTTCCAACGACTTACAGCAAGTAGCGCGGGTAGCGAGACAAATGATTACCCGCTTTGGAATGAGCGACAGACTAGGCCCAGTCGCCCTCGGTCGTCAGCAAGGTAACATGTTCCTCGGTCGGGATATTATGTCAGAGCGCGATTTCTCTGAAGAAACCGCTGCTGCGATTGATGAAGAAGTCCGCAAGCTGGTAGATGTCGCTTACAGACGCGCCAAAGATGTGTTGTTAGCTAATCGCCACATTCTTGACCAAATCGCGCAGATGCTGGTGGATAAAGAAACAGTAGACGCCGATGAATTGCAAGAAATTCTGACAAATAACGATGTCAAAACTGCTGCTTTTGCATAA
- a CDS encoding aminotransferase class IV, which translates to MFWYDGKIIASQTLELDINDPGLLYGATVFTTLRVYHQSLDATLTGWDLHCDRLKSSLQSFAWQQPNWHRLRQGAEIICAKFPVLRITIFPDGREWIIGRLLPTELTNNQKHGVKSVVAAPELYRSLPNHKTGNYLSAWLAKDTAQKLNAQEAILVDAGGNWLETTTGNLWGWRDGCWWTPPLTEPILPGIMRTQIIKWLTNQQQAVKEEPWTQELVKGLEAIAYSNSVVEIIPIHSVKQPSGSLQYDPNHLSFQQIRGLFLA; encoded by the coding sequence ATGTTCTGGTACGACGGTAAAATCATCGCATCCCAAACTTTAGAATTAGATATCAATGATCCGGGTTTATTGTATGGCGCAACGGTGTTTACAACGCTACGGGTTTATCATCAGTCGCTTGATGCTACTTTGACTGGCTGGGACTTACACTGCGATCGCCTGAAATCTAGTTTACAGTCTTTTGCTTGGCAACAACCAAACTGGCATCGCCTGCGTCAAGGTGCAGAAATTATCTGTGCAAAGTTCCCTGTTCTCAGAATTACCATCTTTCCCGATGGACGAGAATGGATTATCGGTCGATTGTTACCAACTGAATTGACAAATAACCAAAAACATGGTGTCAAATCCGTTGTTGCGGCTCCGGAACTATACCGCAGTTTACCTAATCACAAAACAGGCAATTATTTAAGCGCTTGGTTAGCAAAAGATACGGCTCAAAAACTAAATGCTCAAGAAGCGATTTTAGTTGATGCTGGGGGTAATTGGCTAGAAACCACCACAGGTAATCTTTGGGGATGGCGCGATGGTTGTTGGTGGACACCACCCTTAACAGAGCCGATTTTACCGGGAATTATGAGAACGCAGATTATCAAATGGTTAACGAACCAGCAGCAAGCGGTGAAAGAGGAACCTTGGACACAGGAGCTAGTCAAAGGATTAGAAGCGATCGCCTACTCTAACAGTGTAGTAGAAATCATCCCCATCCATAGCGTTAAGCAGCCTTCAGGATCGCTACAATATGATCCCAACCATCTGAGTTTTCAGCAAATAAGGGGGCTTTTTTTAGCATGA
- a CDS encoding transposase, which yields MKYNPEIHDRSSMRLKGYNYSSAAFYFVTICTYKRQCLFGEIVNDEMVLNEYGKIIAEEWRKSSEIRQEIELDEWIVMPNHFHAIIVITYSGCSPSDDSPQTNENPQKIAPPMKPRSLSSAIAGFKCATTSRINTIRNAPGTAVWQRNYYEHIIRNQFSLEKIRQYIQNNPQSWNKDQLHPNIPSKL from the coding sequence ATGAAATATAACCCGGAAATACACGATCGCAGTTCTATGCGTTTGAAGGGCTATAATTATTCTTCTGCTGCATTTTATTTTGTGACGATTTGCACCTACAAAAGACAATGTTTATTTGGTGAAATCGTTAATGACGAAATGGTCTTGAATGAATATGGAAAAATTATTGCCGAAGAATGGCGCAAATCTTCAGAAATTCGGCAAGAAATTGAATTAGACGAATGGATCGTTATGCCTAACCATTTTCACGCAATAATTGTAATCACCTACTCCGGTTGTTCACCCTCCGATGATTCCCCCCAAACCAATGAAAATCCTCAAAAAATAGCCCCACCAATGAAACCACGATCGCTTTCATCTGCGATCGCCGGATTCAAATGTGCTACTACTAGTCGTATAAATACAATCCGCAACGCACCTGGTACTGCTGTATGGCAAAGAAATTATTATGAACACATCATTCGGAATCAATTCTCATTAGAAAAAATTCGTCAATATATCCAAAACAACCCACAATCCTGGAACAAAGACCAATTACACCCCAATATCCCGTCAAAATTGTAG
- a CDS encoding acetate kinase encodes MKILILNAGSSSQKSYLYEIADETFPKEAPQPLWEGKINWTQDRGVAEIEVKTANGESLHESIYADSRRAHVTYMLYTLTRGATKVIGNLSEIDVVGHRVVHGGQYYRDSVIITEKIKKAIADLANLAPAHNPAALEGIEAIEQSLGSVTQVAVFDTGFHATLPDAAAIYPGPYEWVDQGIRRYGFHGISHQYCSRRAADILSRDLASLKLITCHLGNGCSLTAIKNGRSIDTTMGFTPLDGLMMGSRCGSIDPGIIIYLLRQSDYSAERLDYVLNKASGLRGISGVSSDVPQVISAIAQGNYRAQLAWDMYIHRLRSGIGSMLASLGGLDVLVFTAGVGEHSPGIRQAASEAFAFLGLKIDAQKNQSQPVDEDIATPESSVRVLVIKTQEDWAIAQECWQLLKH; translated from the coding sequence ATGAAAATACTAATACTCAACGCCGGATCTAGTAGCCAAAAAAGTTACTTGTATGAAATTGCAGATGAGACTTTCCCGAAAGAAGCACCGCAACCCCTGTGGGAAGGAAAAATAAATTGGACTCAAGATCGCGGTGTGGCAGAAATTGAGGTCAAAACAGCTAACGGTGAATCGCTCCATGAGTCAATTTATGCTGACTCTAGACGCGCACATGTCACCTACATGCTTTATACCCTGACTCGTGGCGCTACCAAGGTCATCGGTAATCTATCAGAAATTGATGTCGTGGGTCATCGTGTAGTGCATGGTGGTCAATATTACCGGGATAGTGTGATAATTACTGAAAAAATTAAAAAAGCGATCGCTGATCTAGCTAACCTCGCTCCTGCACACAATCCAGCGGCTTTGGAAGGAATCGAAGCTATTGAACAAAGTTTAGGTTCTGTCACTCAAGTGGCAGTATTTGATACTGGTTTTCATGCTACACTCCCTGACGCAGCGGCGATTTATCCTGGCCCCTATGAGTGGGTAGACCAAGGTATCCGACGCTACGGCTTTCATGGTATCAGTCATCAATACTGCTCTAGGCGCGCAGCAGACATTCTCAGTCGAGATTTAGCATCGTTAAAATTAATTACGTGTCATTTAGGTAACGGCTGTTCTCTAACTGCAATTAAAAACGGTCGCAGCATTGATACAACTATGGGATTCACACCCCTGGATGGGCTGATGATGGGTAGCCGTTGCGGTTCCATTGATCCAGGGATTATCATTTACCTTTTGCGCCAATCTGATTACTCTGCAGAAAGGCTAGATTATGTGCTTAATAAAGCATCTGGATTACGGGGAATTTCGGGTGTATCTAGCGATGTTCCGCAAGTCATTTCCGCGATCGCCCAAGGTAATTATCGCGCCCAGCTCGCTTGGGATATGTACATCCATCGCTTGCGTTCCGGGATTGGTTCCATGCTCGCTAGCTTAGGTGGGTTAGACGTTTTAGTCTTCACCGCAGGTGTCGGTGAACACTCTCCCGGAATTCGCCAAGCTGCTTCCGAAGCATTCGCATTTTTAGGACTAAAAATAGACGCCCAAAAAAATCAAAGCCAGCCTGTTGACGAAGATATCGCTACACCCGAATCATCAGTGCGAGTATTGGTAATTAAAACTCAGGAAGATTGGGCGATCGCTCAGGAATGTTGGCAACTTTTAAAACATTAG